The following proteins are encoded in a genomic region of Dokdonia donghaensis DSW-1:
- a CDS encoding DUF368 domain-containing protein → MPKTSLAYVFVILKGMAMGAADVVPGVSGGTIAFISGIYQELIETIDKLDFGIFKVWKKEGIKAAIAQYNLKFLGSLFLGVAISILSLARVISYLLESYPIVVWSFFFGLVLASILYIGKQITKWDIATIVALIAGVAVAYFITIAVPTEAPNAWWFYFVSGCIAIIAMILPGVSGSFILVLLGSYGMVLGTITDAQDALLTRDWSLLRSAIWKIILFALGCIVGLKLFSKILKWMFEHKKQITLAVLTGFMIGSLNKIWPWKEVLSTRIDRHGDEVAVEAKSILPSSFDGDPQVLYAVIFAIVGFALILLLEKAAGKKKVYAD, encoded by the coding sequence ATGCCAAAAACTTCACTCGCTTACGTATTTGTTATCTTAAAAGGAATGGCGATGGGAGCAGCAGATGTGGTTCCTGGGGTATCTGGTGGTACCATTGCTTTTATATCTGGTATCTATCAAGAGCTTATAGAAACAATAGATAAACTTGACTTTGGTATTTTTAAAGTTTGGAAAAAAGAAGGGATAAAAGCTGCAATAGCGCAGTACAATCTAAAGTTTTTAGGTAGTTTATTTTTAGGAGTAGCCATAAGTATACTCTCACTCGCTAGAGTTATATCTTACCTATTAGAATCATACCCTATAGTAGTATGGTCTTTTTTCTTTGGTCTTGTACTTGCTAGTATTCTGTATATAGGAAAACAAATTACAAAATGGGATATAGCTACAATTGTTGCTCTCATAGCAGGTGTTGCAGTTGCATATTTTATCACAATAGCCGTACCTACAGAAGCGCCTAACGCGTGGTGGTTTTACTTTGTCTCTGGTTGTATTGCTATTATTGCAATGATTTTACCTGGAGTTTCAGGTTCTTTTATACTTGTCTTACTAGGTTCTTACGGGATGGTGCTAGGCACAATTACAGATGCTCAAGACGCATTACTTACTCGAGACTGGTCACTCCTTAGAAGTGCTATCTGGAAAATCATACTCTTTGCTTTAGGGTGTATTGTGGGACTTAAACTTTTTTCAAAAATTCTTAAATGGATGTTTGAGCACAAAAAACAAATCACACTTGCCGTACTTACCGGTTTTATGATAGGATCACTTAACAAAATATGGCCTTGGAAAGAAGTCTTATCTACACGTATAGATAGGCACGGAGATGAGGTTGCGGTTGAGGCAAAGAGTATTCTCCCATCGAGCTTTGATGGAGATCCACAGGTGCTATATGCCGTTATATTTGCTATTGTTGGATTTGCATTAATCTTATTGCTGGAAAAAGCAGCAGGTAAAAAGAAAGTATATGCAGACTGA
- the smpB gene encoding SsrA-binding protein SmpB: MSNTVNIKNRKARFEYEILDRLVAGIVLAGTEIKAIREGKASIAESFCEFNDQGEMFVINMTVQEYSHATYFNHNPKSERKLLLNKRELKKWEREVNKSGLTIVPLRLFTNEKGFAKLEIALAKGKKTYDKRETIKDRDNKKNLDRIKKAFNN; the protein is encoded by the coding sequence ATGTCAAATACGGTAAACATAAAGAACAGAAAAGCTCGTTTTGAATACGAGATACTTGATAGGCTCGTTGCGGGTATTGTACTTGCAGGTACAGAGATTAAGGCTATAAGAGAGGGTAAAGCCTCTATAGCCGAGAGTTTTTGTGAGTTTAATGATCAAGGAGAGATGTTTGTAATTAATATGACCGTACAAGAGTACTCTCACGCTACTTACTTTAACCATAACCCTAAGAGTGAACGCAAATTACTTCTTAACAAGCGCGAACTTAAAAAATGGGAGCGTGAGGTCAATAAATCTGGTCTTACCATTGTACCCTTAAGACTTTTTACAAATGAGAAGGGTTTTGCAAAACTCGAGATTGCACTAGCTAAGGGTAAGAAAACGTACGACAAGCGCGAGACCATTAAGGATCGTGACAACAAGAAAAATCTTGATAGAATTAAAAAGGCTTTTAATAATTAA
- a CDS encoding DUF5686 and carboxypeptidase regulatory-like domain-containing protein: MRTHYFIIFLTLFSSTLIAQITGVVTNQNGEQLPFVNVYIENSNRGTTTNGDGAYELLLEREDQGKEMVVVFQFLGFETITRTVEIGSPQVVLDIVMTEATTSLDEVIVEAGVNPADRIIRATIANRKKNLDVIGEYTAKFYSRGLWQVQDAPDKILGQEVGDLGGGLDSTRTGIIYLSETISDIKYQRPDNFSEVIVASKVSGDDNGFSFNTASDANFSFYENTLNLNAQIVSPIASNAFSYYKYTLEGTFYENNQLVNKITVTPRRVNDRVFTGTIYIVEDSWQLYGVDLHTDGTAIQVPFIESLNFKQNFKYEDELKQWVKISQVIDFSFGFLGLKGDGRFTAAYSDYNFNPAFGKNSFSAEILSFSQNANKKDSTFWDQRRPVPLTLLEQEDYVKKDSIQVIRKSKKYLDSIDARGNRFKLTSPVFGYDYTDTYNRWRVGVSSPLQAIQYNTVQGWNGSLQASYSSWSDDDYTKTFYAFAKANYGFSEDQLRYTLGVTRRFNRTNRAVVSLTGGVDLQQFNNAEPIRPIFNTAYSLLREKNFAKYYEKEFAQIAYGQELVNGLRVNAILAYEKRNPVFNTTDQTFFPSDDREFTSNNPLAPLSNGSAAITTHRIGKFFTSATINFGQKYYSYPSGKFNVQSERYPAITLVYEKGFGASNADYNFDQLRIVAQQEFNVGNKGRLSYDLRAGTFLGTGDEISFVDRQHFNGNETVLFEPGAINRFNVLPYYERSTNTGYFEAHAEHNFKGWILGKIPGINKLNFNLVAGAHLLSTQDQRLYREFNVGLSNVGWGKFRLLRVDYVYGQGALGGNKGAFLIGLSL, from the coding sequence ATGCGCACACATTACTTTATCATTTTCCTAACACTGTTTTCATCAACCCTCATAGCGCAAATTACAGGTGTTGTGACAAACCAAAATGGAGAGCAACTCCCATTTGTAAACGTATACATAGAAAACTCAAATAGAGGGACTACTACAAATGGTGATGGGGCTTACGAGCTCCTTCTAGAAAGAGAAGATCAAGGTAAGGAGATGGTCGTGGTTTTTCAATTTTTAGGTTTTGAGACCATCACACGTACGGTAGAGATAGGGTCGCCACAAGTAGTCTTAGACATTGTAATGACAGAGGCAACAACCTCTCTAGATGAAGTTATAGTTGAAGCAGGTGTCAACCCTGCCGATAGAATAATACGTGCAACCATAGCAAACCGAAAGAAGAATCTTGATGTCATAGGAGAGTATACTGCAAAGTTTTACTCTCGTGGGCTATGGCAAGTACAAGATGCTCCAGATAAAATACTAGGACAAGAAGTAGGTGACCTAGGTGGTGGTCTAGACTCTACACGTACCGGTATAATCTACCTTAGTGAGACTATATCAGATATAAAATACCAGCGTCCAGATAACTTTAGTGAGGTGATTGTGGCAAGTAAGGTAAGTGGTGATGACAACGGTTTTAGCTTTAATACCGCTAGTGATGCAAATTTTTCTTTTTATGAAAATACATTAAATCTCAATGCTCAAATCGTATCTCCCATAGCGTCAAATGCGTTTTCTTATTACAAATACACCCTAGAAGGTACCTTTTATGAAAACAACCAGCTCGTAAATAAGATAACTGTAACACCTAGACGTGTTAATGACCGTGTGTTTACAGGCACTATTTATATAGTAGAAGATAGCTGGCAATTATACGGTGTAGATTTACATACAGATGGTACCGCCATACAAGTGCCTTTTATAGAATCTCTTAATTTTAAACAGAATTTTAAATATGAGGACGAGCTTAAGCAATGGGTAAAAATCTCTCAGGTCATAGATTTTAGTTTTGGCTTTTTAGGGCTTAAAGGTGACGGGAGATTTACAGCTGCTTACTCAGATTATAATTTTAATCCGGCATTTGGCAAAAACTCTTTCTCGGCAGAGATTTTATCTTTTTCTCAAAATGCAAATAAAAAAGACAGTACCTTCTGGGATCAAAGACGCCCAGTACCACTCACACTTTTAGAGCAAGAAGATTATGTAAAAAAGGATAGCATACAGGTCATTAGAAAATCAAAGAAGTACCTAGATAGCATAGATGCACGAGGTAACCGTTTTAAGTTAACCTCACCTGTTTTTGGGTATGACTACACAGACACCTATAACAGATGGCGAGTAGGAGTTTCTTCACCTTTACAGGCTATTCAGTACAATACTGTACAGGGCTGGAATGGTAGCCTGCAAGCCAGTTATTCAAGCTGGAGTGATGATGATTATACAAAGACTTTTTACGCTTTCGCGAAAGCGAACTACGGCTTTTCTGAAGACCAACTACGTTATACCTTAGGAGTCACAAGGCGTTTTAATAGAACAAATAGGGCAGTGGTAAGCCTTACAGGAGGTGTAGATCTACAACAGTTCAATAATGCCGAACCTATACGCCCTATATTTAATACTGCATACTCACTCCTTAGAGAAAAGAATTTTGCAAAGTACTACGAAAAAGAATTTGCACAAATAGCCTACGGCCAAGAGCTCGTTAATGGTTTACGAGTAAATGCGATTCTAGCTTATGAGAAACGAAACCCCGTTTTTAATACGACAGATCAAACATTTTTTCCTAGTGATGATCGTGAGTTTACCAGCAATAATCCTCTAGCTCCATTAAGTAATGGGAGTGCTGCAATCACAACACATCGCATAGGGAAGTTTTTTACAAGTGCAACGATAAACTTTGGGCAAAAGTATTATAGTTACCCTAGCGGAAAGTTTAATGTACAGTCTGAAAGATATCCAGCTATAACGCTAGTATATGAGAAAGGCTTTGGTGCCTCGAATGCCGATTATAATTTTGATCAATTACGCATTGTTGCTCAGCAAGAGTTTAATGTGGGTAATAAAGGGAGGTTATCATATGATTTGCGTGCAGGCACATTTTTAGGCACTGGAGATGAGATAAGTTTTGTAGATAGACAGCATTTTAATGGTAATGAGACAGTGCTCTTTGAGCCTGGTGCTATAAATAGGTTTAATGTCTTGCCCTATTATGAGCGCAGTACAAATACAGGTTACTTTGAGGCACACGCAGAGCATAACTTTAAAGGATGGATTCTAGGTAAAATACCGGGTATAAATAAACTCAATTTTAATCTTGTAGCCGGCGCACACCTTTTAAGTACTCAAGACCAAAGACTGTATCGTGAGTTTAATGTGGGTCTAAGCAACGTAGGTTGGGGTAAATTTAGATTACTGCGTGTAGACTACGTGTATGGTCAAGGTGCACTAGGAGGAAATAAGGGTGCTTTTCTTATAGGCTTGAGTCTATAA
- a CDS encoding tetratricopeptide repeat protein: protein MDFSQEGNSVSLTRFESMLKTNDVLFFDAEEFENIANYYIESGKIALARKAVKLGLEQHPTSSNLRLFKAELFIFENKFEKAEQILTELHELEPHNEEVFIQKANIYSKQDDHKKAIYLLEQAIDLTNDPADVYNLIGMEYLFIEDFQNAKVNFMKCLEVDDQDYSALYNVIYCFDFLEQHTEAIDYLNMFLNNNPYCEVAWHQVGKQYFGLKEYEKALSAYDFAIISDDRFVGAYLEKGKVLEKLGRYNEALENYQITLELEDPTSFALLRMGKCYDKLGSDELALKHFERCVHEDPLLDNGWIAITDFYKKRLNFQKALYYINKAINIDSDNVLYWKRYAKINHRLKFYEEAEEGYRRTLELGNYELETWLNRADILLQLGEHNAAVINLTQAMEFYPENAEVAFRLAGLNYAQGSDIQGRYFLKNGLKLDAEFSIIIDELFPYVAAKKEVRELIEKHSNL from the coding sequence ATGGATTTTAGCCAAGAAGGAAATAGTGTATCGCTCACTCGTTTTGAGTCTATGTTAAAGACTAATGATGTTCTTTTTTTTGACGCAGAAGAGTTTGAGAATATTGCAAATTACTATATCGAGAGTGGTAAAATTGCGCTTGCGCGAAAAGCTGTAAAGCTTGGTCTAGAGCAGCATCCCACATCATCAAATCTTAGACTTTTTAAAGCAGAGCTTTTCATCTTTGAAAATAAATTTGAAAAAGCCGAACAAATACTAACAGAGCTACACGAGCTAGAACCACATAATGAAGAAGTTTTTATCCAGAAGGCAAATATTTATAGCAAGCAGGATGATCACAAAAAGGCGATTTACTTACTAGAGCAGGCTATAGATCTTACTAATGATCCTGCAGATGTTTATAACCTCATAGGGATGGAATATCTTTTTATAGAAGATTTTCAGAATGCCAAGGTTAATTTTATGAAATGCCTAGAGGTAGATGATCAAGATTATAGTGCGCTTTATAATGTAATTTATTGTTTTGATTTTTTGGAGCAACATACAGAAGCTATAGATTACCTCAATATGTTTTTAAACAATAATCCTTATTGTGAAGTAGCGTGGCATCAAGTGGGTAAACAATATTTTGGACTTAAGGAGTATGAAAAAGCGCTTTCTGCCTATGATTTTGCCATCATAAGTGATGACCGTTTTGTAGGCGCATACCTTGAGAAAGGGAAAGTGCTAGAAAAATTAGGGCGTTATAATGAAGCTCTAGAAAATTACCAGATTACACTAGAGCTTGAAGATCCTACGTCTTTTGCATTACTTCGTATGGGTAAGTGCTATGATAAACTAGGTAGTGATGAGCTTGCTTTAAAGCATTTTGAGCGCTGTGTGCACGAAGATCCTTTACTAGATAATGGGTGGATTGCCATTACAGATTTTTATAAAAAACGTCTCAACTTTCAGAAGGCACTGTACTATATAAACAAAGCGATTAATATAGATAGCGATAACGTACTTTACTGGAAGCGTTATGCAAAAATTAATCACAGACTTAAGTTTTATGAAGAGGCAGAAGAAGGGTATCGCCGTACGCTAGAACTAGGTAATTATGAACTTGAAACTTGGTTAAACAGAGCAGATATACTTTTACAACTAGGTGAGCATAATGCAGCAGTTATTAATTTAACGCAGGCTATGGAGTTTTATCCAGAAAATGCAGAGGTAGCTTTTAGACTGGCAGGTCTTAACTATGCGCAAGGAAGTGATATCCAAGGGCGCTATTTTTTAAAAAATGGTCTAAAACTAGATGCCGAATTTTCTATAATTATAGATGAACTTTTTCCTTACGTGGCTGCAAAGAAAGAAGTTCGAGAATTAATTGAGAAACACTCAAACTTGTAA
- a CDS encoding DUF6503 family protein encodes MHRLFYIAFLLLLATSCTTPAPTAQEIVDKAIAASGGEVIANSSIHFKFRKYYYRATRKDGLRTLERCTDAACQVQQDVIKNNGEFVRFRESVPTTLPDSMKNRYANSVNSVHYFSVLPYGLNDPAVRKSLVDETVVKGEPYYRIRVTFAQEGGGEDFQDEYMYWIHKNRYTVDYLAYNYQTSEGGTRFREAYNERIINGIRFVDYRNYKPEEQYPPLQTLDALYENNNLDLLSIIELEDVEVSSCPAC; translated from the coding sequence ATGCACAGATTATTTTATATCGCTTTTTTACTATTACTTGCTACAAGTTGTACAACGCCAGCGCCTACTGCACAAGAGATTGTAGATAAAGCCATCGCTGCGTCTGGTGGTGAGGTAATTGCAAACTCTAGCATACATTTTAAATTTAGAAAGTATTACTACAGAGCTACTAGAAAAGACGGGTTGAGAACATTAGAACGCTGTACAGACGCTGCTTGTCAAGTACAACAGGATGTTATAAAAAATAATGGAGAGTTTGTACGCTTTCGCGAAAGCGTACCTACAACCCTTCCAGATAGTATGAAAAATCGCTATGCAAATAGTGTAAATTCTGTACACTACTTTTCTGTATTACCTTATGGCCTTAATGACCCAGCTGTGCGCAAGTCTCTTGTAGATGAAACCGTTGTAAAAGGAGAACCTTACTACCGCATTAGGGTTACGTTTGCCCAAGAAGGTGGTGGTGAAGATTTTCAAGATGAGTATATGTACTGGATACACAAAAACCGCTACACGGTAGACTATCTTGCATATAATTACCAAACCTCAGAAGGTGGGACACGTTTTAGAGAGGCTTACAATGAGCGTATTATAAACGGCATACGCTTTGTAGATTATCGCAATTACAAGCCAGAAGAGCAGTATCCACCATTGCAAACACTAGATGCTCTTTATGAAAACAATAATCTTGATTTACTTAGCATTATTGAACTAGAGGATGTGGAGGTCTCTAGTTGTCCTGCTTGCTAG
- a CDS encoding shikimate dehydrogenase family protein: MEREQDKVNKYGLFGKDIGYSFSRGYFEEKFDRLQINAQYVNFDVPDAKTLQEVLLVRSAIGYNVTIPYKQDIIPFLNRLDTHAAAIGAVNTVKTEDDGTLTGYNTDYIGFRDSLLERFGESHFCDFDETVLSVSSYKCLILGTGGASKAVHYAMQQLGVDCTFVSRKRSNNSLQYEDLNEQIIKDHTFIVNTTPVGTFPEVEMAPAIPYQYIGDAHIAFDLIYNPEQSTFLKKALQQGAQIINGFRMLELQAEASWSIWNS; this comes from the coding sequence ATGGAGAGAGAACAAGACAAGGTAAATAAATACGGCCTTTTTGGTAAGGATATAGGATATTCATTTTCTAGAGGATACTTTGAGGAAAAGTTTGATAGGCTTCAAATTAATGCACAATATGTAAATTTTGATGTGCCAGATGCAAAGACTTTACAAGAGGTACTCCTAGTGCGATCTGCAATAGGCTACAATGTCACTATTCCCTACAAGCAGGATATTATTCCATTTTTAAATAGGCTTGACACACACGCTGCTGCTATAGGTGCTGTAAATACGGTAAAGACAGAAGATGATGGCACACTTACGGGTTATAATACAGATTATATAGGTTTTAGAGATTCATTATTAGAGCGTTTTGGTGAGAGTCATTTTTGTGATTTTGACGAGACAGTTCTTTCGGTATCTTCTTATAAATGTTTGATTTTAGGAACGGGAGGTGCCTCAAAGGCTGTTCATTATGCAATGCAACAGCTGGGGGTAGACTGCACTTTTGTTTCGCGTAAGCGTTCTAATAACTCATTACAATATGAAGATCTTAATGAGCAAATTATTAAAGACCACACTTTTATAGTCAATACAACACCTGTAGGAACTTTTCCAGAGGTTGAGATGGCGCCAGCGATACCGTATCAATACATAGGTGATGCTCATATAGCTTTTGACCTTATTTATAATCCAGAGCAATCTACTTTTCTTAAAAAAGCATTGCAACAGGGTGCTCAAATTATTAACGGATTTAGAATGTTAGAATTACAAGCAGAGGCCTCTTGGAGCATCTGGAATAGCTAG
- a CDS encoding DUF368 domain-containing protein, which yields MQTETRSLSDKLWLVLKGLAMGAANKVPGVSGGVVAYVAGFYEEFIYSLQKVNGKALRLLFGGRFRSFWQYINGRFLGLLILGMLISYFSVSLLLDLAIRNYPLLVWSAFFGMIIGSIYYIGKDFEEWTNRNIVMLISGVVFGVAISLMEPAQENDNLLFVFICGIIGVSGMTLPGLSGSFILILLGNYVLLLVDSVNALFVTITKTFSGDFSFIDDPMHMRLLTVLAVFALGSLTGLVTISHFLTFLLKKFKWATNAAILGFIIGSLGVVWPWKTEVFERDLSGEIALDINGTPILDNYDRYLPTAFNIENVLAIFFILAGIFMIVALGKYGERTRQGK from the coding sequence ATGCAGACTGAGACTAGATCGCTTTCTGATAAGCTCTGGCTCGTTCTTAAAGGTCTTGCTATGGGTGCTGCAAATAAAGTTCCGGGAGTATCTGGAGGTGTTGTAGCCTATGTTGCAGGATTTTATGAAGAGTTTATATACTCGCTCCAAAAGGTAAATGGAAAAGCTTTACGACTACTTTTTGGAGGCCGGTTTCGTAGTTTTTGGCAATACATAAATGGACGATTTTTAGGACTGCTTATTTTAGGAATGCTCATAAGTTATTTTAGTGTTTCACTATTACTAGATCTCGCTATAAGAAATTATCCTTTGCTTGTGTGGAGTGCCTTTTTTGGTATGATAATAGGCTCTATATACTATATAGGTAAAGATTTTGAAGAGTGGACTAATCGCAATATTGTAATGCTTATTTCTGGGGTTGTTTTTGGTGTAGCTATAAGTCTTATGGAGCCCGCACAAGAAAATGATAATCTTCTCTTTGTCTTTATTTGTGGTATTATAGGTGTTTCTGGGATGACATTACCAGGACTCTCTGGTTCCTTTATACTTATCTTATTAGGTAATTATGTACTACTGCTTGTAGATTCTGTAAACGCATTATTTGTAACGATTACAAAAACATTTTCTGGAGACTTTTCTTTTATAGATGACCCTATGCATATGCGACTCCTTACAGTGCTTGCTGTTTTTGCCTTAGGCTCACTTACAGGGCTAGTGACGATATCGCACTTCTTAACTTTTTTATTAAAAAAGTTTAAATGGGCTACTAACGCTGCCATACTTGGGTTCATAATAGGTTCGCTAGGTGTTGTATGGCCGTGGAAAACAGAAGTCTTTGAGCGCGATCTATCGGGAGAGATTGCACTAGATATAAACGGAACCCCAATTTTAGATAATTACGATCGTTATTTACCCACAGCTTTTAATATAGAAAATGTGCTTGCTATATTTTTTATACTCGCTGGTATCTTTATGATTGTTGCACTAGGTAAATATGGAGAGAGAACAAGACAAGGTAAATAA
- a CDS encoding DUF349 domain-containing protein produces the protein MSEEKKPQDSKVEEHLEETAPATDRTMNDEIEALAAEANATELPDDAEVASEIDAEEVASPDQAAATPETTEVTPAAPVVKEIPKKDYTTLTKEELIEELQSLIKSEKVTAIKEHVEEISTVINAQFDKEQEEAKAAFLEEGGNIIDFRYFSPLKKAYNEVYYEYRNKRQEFYERKRKDQNANLAERQSLIDEVKALRNELGGAESVNTTFNKFKEIQERWNNAGNIPRDRYNLVWNDYYFHVDAFYELLHLNRDFRDKHFKENLDKKLLLIERAEELGAEPNINKAFKELQLLHRMWKEEIGPVAREHSDAIWDKFSAATKKIHDARDEKQKEIELVWIKNLETKNDIIAQINEVAQDDIKSHKSVQDKIKKVEALREQFFKAGKVPKENNEDTWASFKAATKLFNQKKNGFYKSQKQEQYDNLAKKQELVKIAEEHKDSDDIKGTLDVMKRIQADWKKVGHVPRKDSDKVWKQFKDACNHFFDRLKDSKKKASAGEQENFDKKQALMNTVKETKMTGERTADLATIKEFIDQWKGIGRVPYSKKNIDQDFNKVLDGLFKQLDIDKKEAELIKYENRVQIMAGGADDRAIEKERFFIRKKIDETKAEINQLENNLGFFQHVADDNPMVVEVHKNIARHKEELNVWTSKLRKIKTLVAQNQKAEEAAAAAQEAAENAQNETSEENSEA, from the coding sequence ATGTCTGAAGAGAAGAAACCTCAAGACTCAAAAGTAGAAGAACATCTAGAAGAAACAGCGCCAGCAACAGATCGCACTATGAATGATGAAATAGAAGCACTGGCTGCAGAAGCAAATGCGACAGAACTTCCAGATGACGCTGAGGTAGCATCTGAGATTGATGCAGAAGAAGTTGCTTCCCCAGATCAAGCTGCTGCAACACCAGAAACTACAGAAGTAACTCCGGCTGCTCCAGTGGTAAAAGAAATTCCTAAAAAAGACTATACAACTCTTACAAAAGAAGAGCTTATAGAGGAGTTACAATCGCTTATTAAAAGTGAGAAAGTAACCGCTATAAAAGAACACGTAGAGGAGATAAGTACCGTTATAAATGCTCAGTTTGATAAAGAGCAAGAAGAGGCTAAGGCTGCTTTTCTAGAAGAAGGTGGTAACATTATAGATTTTAGATACTTCTCGCCACTTAAAAAGGCATATAACGAGGTGTATTATGAGTATAGAAACAAACGCCAAGAGTTTTATGAGCGCAAGCGTAAAGATCAAAATGCAAACCTCGCAGAGCGACAATCTCTTATTGACGAAGTAAAAGCATTGCGCAATGAGCTAGGTGGGGCTGAGAGTGTAAACACGACATTTAATAAATTTAAAGAAATACAAGAGCGCTGGAATAATGCGGGTAACATACCGAGAGATCGTTATAACCTTGTGTGGAATGACTACTATTTTCACGTAGATGCGTTTTATGAACTGCTGCACCTTAACCGTGACTTTAGAGATAAACACTTTAAAGAAAACCTAGATAAAAAACTACTTCTTATAGAAAGAGCAGAGGAGCTAGGAGCAGAGCCTAATATTAATAAGGCTTTTAAAGAGCTACAACTCCTACACCGTATGTGGAAGGAGGAAATAGGTCCTGTAGCACGTGAGCACAGTGACGCTATCTGGGATAAATTTAGCGCTGCTACAAAGAAGATACACGATGCTCGTGATGAAAAGCAAAAGGAGATAGAGCTCGTATGGATAAAAAACCTTGAGACTAAAAATGATATCATAGCGCAAATAAATGAAGTAGCACAAGATGATATTAAATCTCACAAGAGCGTACAAGACAAGATTAAAAAAGTAGAAGCACTACGTGAGCAATTCTTTAAAGCAGGTAAAGTCCCAAAAGAAAATAATGAAGACACTTGGGCATCTTTTAAAGCAGCTACAAAACTTTTTAACCAGAAAAAGAATGGCTTCTATAAATCTCAAAAACAAGAGCAGTACGATAACCTTGCAAAAAAGCAGGAGCTTGTAAAAATAGCCGAAGAGCACAAAGACAGCGATGACATAAAAGGAACGCTAGATGTGATGAAGCGCATACAGGCAGACTGGAAAAAGGTAGGTCACGTACCACGTAAAGATAGTGACAAGGTATGGAAGCAGTTTAAAGATGCTTGTAATCACTTTTTTGACCGTCTTAAAGATTCTAAAAAGAAAGCAAGTGCTGGCGAGCAAGAAAACTTTGATAAAAAACAAGCCTTAATGAATACTGTTAAGGAAACAAAGATGACAGGCGAGCGCACCGCAGATCTTGCGACTATTAAAGAATTTATAGACCAGTGGAAGGGTATAGGTCGTGTTCCTTACTCAAAAAAGAATATAGATCAAGACTTTAATAAAGTACTAGACGGCCTCTTTAAACAGCTTGATATAGATAAGAAAGAAGCAGAGCTCATTAAGTATGAAAATCGTGTACAAATTATGGCAGGCGGCGCAGATGACCGCGCTATAGAAAAGGAACGTTTCTTTATTAGAAAGAAAATAGATGAGACTAAAGCAGAGATTAACCAGCTTGAGAACAATCTAGGTTTCTTCCAGCACGTGGCAGATGATAACCCTATGGTAGTAGAGGTGCATAAAAACATTGCACGTCATAAAGAAGAACTCAATGTATGGACTTCAAAACTACGTAAGATTAAAACCTTAGTAGCTCAAAATCAAAAAGCCGAAGAGGCTGCTGCTGCTGCTCAAGAAGCAGCAGAAAATGCTCAAAATGAGACTTCTGAAGAGAATTCTGAAGCATAA
- a CDS encoding SixA phosphatase family protein, whose amino-acid sequence MRKLLVLLVLITVSVSCDGQKKNKATTEQVTNYYFIRHAEKVLSDPSNSNPDLTPEGEARAERWKDFFTDKDIDAVYSTNYLRTMRTAEPTVKANSLAIKKYDPRALNDEAFTLATTGLNVVVVGHSNTTPNFANAVYGEPDAFKEIDESEYFHLYHVQLVGEGNGLVKKKEALVID is encoded by the coding sequence ATGCGCAAACTCTTAGTATTACTCGTATTAATTACCGTCTCTGTAAGCTGTGATGGACAGAAGAAAAACAAAGCAACTACCGAGCAGGTGACTAATTATTACTTCATTCGTCACGCCGAAAAAGTGCTAAGTGATCCGTCTAACAGTAATCCAGATCTCACTCCAGAAGGAGAGGCGCGTGCAGAGCGCTGGAAAGATTTTTTTACAGATAAGGATATAGACGCTGTTTACTCTACAAACTATTTACGCACTATGCGCACGGCAGAGCCTACGGTAAAGGCAAATAGTCTAGCTATAAAAAAATATGATCCCAGAGCTTTAAATGACGAAGCTTTTACACTTGCGACTACGGGGCTTAATGTTGTGGTAGTAGGCCACAGTAATACAACACCAAACTTTGCAAATGCTGTATATGGTGAGCCAGACGCGTTTAAAGAAATAGACGAGTCTGAGTATTTTCATCTCTACCACGTGCAGCTTGTGGGAGAAGGTAACGGCCTGGTTAAGAAAAAAGAAGCACTAGTTATAGACTAG